The Deltaproteobacteria bacterium genome window below encodes:
- a CDS encoding CoA transferase, which produces MSRALAGIRVVDLTIETWGGIGAALLGDFGAEVIRVDALGPSPAVGPEDERAPGTWNAHAALAQRNKRSLAVDLASTAGRELVQALVGKADVVITDRARADLLRLGLDHAALCARKPDLIYARGSGFGPQGPDADLPAIDELAAARTGMMPILPQPGRPPVFPGHGQMYTAVMLAFGILAALHHRAKTGEGQEVDASLLGGNMYGASLDLQAYLAIGGERMLRPISRLDAGNPMSGTMYMSADGPWVTLTMPDTDRWWPVFAPLVELAVDDPRFDTHDKRCGANRLEMMQVLEAAFRRAPAAHWRAMFQEHQLSADIIESYDFPAADPQVYRNRYFVEIDDPSFGPRTSLGFPIFMSGTPARLDGAAPARGQHGAAILHDLLGLSEDAITALRDAGTIAG; this is translated from the coding sequence ATGAGCCGGGCGCTCGCGGGCATTCGGGTCGTCGATCTCACGATCGAGACGTGGGGCGGCATCGGGGCGGCGCTCCTCGGCGACTTCGGGGCCGAGGTGATCCGCGTCGACGCGCTCGGGCCGTCGCCGGCCGTCGGGCCGGAGGACGAGCGCGCGCCCGGCACCTGGAACGCGCACGCCGCGCTCGCGCAGCGCAACAAGCGGAGCCTCGCCGTCGACCTCGCGAGCACGGCGGGGCGCGAGCTCGTGCAGGCGCTCGTCGGCAAGGCGGACGTCGTGATCACCGACCGCGCGCGCGCCGACCTGCTGCGGCTCGGCCTCGACCACGCGGCGCTTTGCGCCCGCAAGCCCGACCTGATCTACGCGCGGGGCTCGGGCTTCGGCCCGCAGGGTCCGGACGCGGATCTCCCGGCCATCGACGAGCTCGCCGCGGCGCGGACCGGCATGATGCCGATCCTGCCCCAGCCCGGGCGGCCGCCGGTCTTTCCGGGGCATGGCCAGATGTACACCGCGGTCATGCTCGCGTTCGGGATCCTGGCCGCGCTCCACCACCGCGCCAAGACGGGCGAGGGCCAGGAGGTGGACGCGTCGCTCCTCGGCGGCAACATGTACGGTGCGAGCCTCGACCTGCAGGCGTATCTCGCGATCGGCGGCGAGCGCATGCTGCGGCCGATCTCCCGGCTCGACGCCGGCAACCCGATGAGCGGCACCATGTACATGAGCGCCGACGGCCCGTGGGTGACCCTCACCATGCCCGACACCGACCGCTGGTGGCCCGTCTTCGCGCCGCTCGTCGAGCTCGCCGTCGACGATCCGCGCTTCGACACGCACGACAAGCGCTGCGGCGCGAACCGGCTCGAGATGATGCAGGTGCTGGAGGCCGCCTTCCGGCGCGCGCCCGCCGCGCACTGGCGCGCGATGTTCCAGGAGCACCAGCTCTCCGCCGACATCATCGAGAGCTACGACTTTCCGGCGGCCGATCCGCAGGTCTACCGCAACCGCTATTTCGTCGAGATCGACGACCCGAGCTTCGGTCCGCGGACGTCGCTCGGCTTCCCGATCTTCATGAGCGGGACGCCGGCGCGGCTCGACGGGGCGGCGCCGGCGCGCGGGCAGCACGGCGCGGCGATCCTCCACGACCTCCTCGGGCTCTCCGAGGACGCCATCACGGCGCTCCGCGACGCCGGCACGATCGCGGGCTGA